A genome region from Deinococcus arcticus includes the following:
- the rpsF gene encoding 30S ribosomal protein S6, with the protein MNQYDLNLILNPNLSAEQVGIEKDYIETTLKSAGAEISTLDEPGNRRLAYAVNKDREGYYLMYTIKAAGNPEKDIASTLRLRDHVRRVLVVKDRPEWKTKKA; encoded by the coding sequence ATGAACCAGTACGACCTGAACCTGATCCTGAACCCCAACCTCAGCGCGGAGCAGGTGGGCATCGAGAAGGACTACATCGAAACCACCCTGAAAAGTGCGGGCGCGGAAATCAGCACCCTGGACGAGCCCGGCAACCGCCGCCTCGCCTACGCCGTGAACAAGGACCGCGAGGGCTACTACCTGATGTACACCATCAAGGCCGCCGGCAACCCCGAAAAGGACATTGCCAGCACCCTGCGTCTGCGCGACCACGTGCGCCGCGTCCTGGTGGTCAAGGACCGCCCGGAGTGGAAGACCAAGAAAGCCTGA
- a CDS encoding GNAT family N-acetyltransferase: MSAGWSLRPVTPEDFPALAALWSCSRPGVTAEGIQATDARRDPTHTLRRRLLVDAAGEAVGASQLQTFAFAPPGFLQAQVVVEPRLRQQGAGRQLWADVVQAGREAQASGLTLDVADDDPGSLAWGTRRGAVTRVHRFASELDLTTFDAAPFQSRLDQAAAQGVTFKDLGGAGEEEVERFVNFVADRLTETPDLRGHPRWPLAEVRRLLRLNAVARPDWWVLAVGPQGEWLGTSILEGFHRQNFGYNSLTATAPEARGRGLALPLKLQVIARAQAAGFPMLRTNNHSGNAPMLAVNQRLGYQSRTGRFEVHFTL; the protein is encoded by the coding sequence TTGAGCGCGGGCTGGAGCCTGCGGCCAGTCACACCTGAGGACTTTCCCGCTCTGGCTGCGCTGTGGTCGTGCAGCCGCCCGGGGGTGACGGCTGAGGGCATTCAGGCGACGGACGCCCGGCGTGATCCCACCCACACGCTGCGCCGCCGTCTACTGGTGGACGCGGCTGGTGAGGCGGTAGGCGCCTCGCAGCTTCAGACCTTTGCCTTCGCGCCGCCCGGCTTCCTGCAGGCTCAGGTGGTCGTGGAGCCCCGCTTGCGCCAGCAGGGCGCCGGGCGGCAGCTGTGGGCCGATGTGGTGCAGGCCGGGCGAGAAGCGCAGGCCAGCGGTCTGACGCTGGATGTGGCCGACGATGATCCCGGTTCCCTGGCCTGGGGGACGCGGCGCGGCGCGGTGACGAGGGTGCACCGCTTTGCCTCGGAGCTGGACCTCACGACCTTTGACGCGGCGCCGTTTCAATCCAGGCTGGATCAGGCTGCGGCGCAGGGGGTGACTTTCAAGGACCTTGGAGGGGCCGGAGAGGAAGAGGTTGAGCGGTTTGTAAACTTTGTGGCCGACCGCCTGACCGAAACGCCCGACCTGCGCGGCCATCCCCGCTGGCCCCTGGCCGAGGTGAGGCGGCTGCTCCGGTTAAACGCAGTGGCCCGCCCCGACTGGTGGGTGCTGGCGGTGGGCCCGCAGGGCGAGTGGCTCGGCACCTCCATTCTGGAAGGGTTTCACCGCCAGAACTTTGGCTACAACAGTCTGACGGCGACGGCGCCCGAAGCGCGGGGGCGCGGCCTGGCCCTGCCGCTCAAACTGCAGGTGATTGCCCGGGCACAGGCGGCCGGCTTTCCCATGCTGCGCACCAACAACCATTCCGGCAACGCCCCCATGCTGGCCGTGAACCAGCGCCTGGGGTATCAGTCCCGCACTGGCCGCTTCGAGGTGCATTTCACGCTATGA
- a CDS encoding serine/threonine-protein kinase: MSEDRTIPGYTLHRVIGRGNTSLVWLATDARKKEVALKVPLPETLRVQEAAERFGNEVRLTLKFRHPHIVPGYAGTAFGPKAFLAIPYYPRGALSDLLPQLPGGTLPLPDALRILADVASALTYLHHQGAVHQDVKPQNVYVNEEGRAALADLGSAYFTAQGGQTSGSPFYMSPEIYHGESSSAASDVYSLGIMMYELLGGERPYHGHTYEELMVAHLTRFPPPLLSLNPSVSRRVARLAELALAKRPHDRPTADAVRRALLSALGETPADEVYEDPEGAQETAPVSARQMGRHGPQAEGRPTEATPTPEAPGPSKESRWSLFKRRK, translated from the coding sequence ATGTCTGAAGACCGCACCATTCCTGGCTACACCCTGCACCGTGTGATCGGGCGCGGGAACACTTCCCTGGTCTGGCTGGCCACCGACGCGCGTAAGAAAGAAGTGGCCCTGAAGGTGCCGCTGCCCGAAACACTGCGCGTGCAGGAGGCCGCCGAGCGCTTTGGCAACGAGGTGCGCCTGACCCTGAAGTTCCGCCACCCTCACATCGTGCCGGGCTATGCGGGCACGGCCTTTGGGCCCAAAGCCTTTCTGGCCATTCCCTATTACCCACGCGGCGCGCTCAGCGACCTGCTGCCCCAGCTGCCCGGCGGCACCCTGCCGCTGCCCGACGCCCTGAGAATCCTGGCTGACGTGGCCTCGGCGCTTACCTATCTTCACCATCAGGGCGCGGTGCATCAGGACGTCAAGCCGCAGAACGTGTATGTAAATGAGGAGGGGCGCGCGGCCCTGGCTGACCTGGGCAGCGCCTATTTCACGGCGCAGGGGGGGCAGACCAGCGGCAGCCCCTTTTACATGTCCCCGGAGATTTACCACGGCGAGAGCAGCAGCGCCGCCAGCGACGTGTACAGCCTGGGCATCATGATGTATGAGCTGCTGGGCGGCGAGCGCCCCTACCACGGCCACACCTACGAGGAACTGATGGTGGCGCACCTGACCCGCTTTCCCCCGCCGCTGCTGAGCCTGAACCCCAGCGTGTCGCGCCGCGTGGCCCGGCTGGCCGAACTGGCCCTGGCCAAGCGGCCCCACGACCGCCCTACGGCCGACGCAGTCCGCCGGGCCCTGCTGAGTGCGCTGGGCGAAACCCCCGCCGACGAGGTGTACGAGGACCCTGAGGGGGCCCAGGAAACTGCGCCTGTCTCTGCCCGGCAAATGGGCCGCCACGGGCCACAGGCCGAGGGGCGCCCCACAGAGGCGACCCCCACCCCGGAGGCCCCCGGCCCCAGCAAGGAGAGCCGCTGGAGCCTGTTCAAACGGCGGAAGTAA
- the prfB gene encoding peptide chain release factor 2 (programmed frameshift), producing the protein MQELLEKLASLREYLDIPGKTRRLNELDRELSDPELWNDAARARKVTQEAGTLRRVVESYSTLSSDAQGLSEMLEMASAEEREMLQEEQQSLETRVDELYKETLFTMKHAETAAIVRVKSGAGGTESMDWAGMLSRMYMRWAERRGFKVEMIDQVDGDQAGVVSSEFIIRGEKAFGMMAPEHGVHRLVRVSPFDSNNRRHTSFASVDVVPEVPEEEINIHIPDSDLRRDVFRSQGAGGQGVNTTDSAVRLTHLPTGIAVASQQTRSQIKNHEIALQILKQRLYDIEMRKREEEEARARGEQKKIEWGSQIRSYVLDKQYIKDHRTGVMKHNPDDVLDGDLADLQWAGLEWLAGKRVAEDSAEDE; encoded by the exons ATGCAGGAACTGCTCGAAAAACTGGCGTCGCTCCGGGAGTACCTT GACATTCCCGGCAAAACGCGGCGCCTGAACGAATTAGACCGAGAACTCAGCGACCCGGAACTCTGGAACGACGCCGCGCGCGCCCGCAAGGTCACGCAGGAAGCCGGCACCTTACGGCGGGTGGTCGAGAGTTACAGCACCCTGAGCTCCGACGCCCAGGGCCTCTCGGAAATGCTGGAGATGGCCAGCGCTGAGGAACGCGAGATGCTGCAAGAAGAGCAGCAGTCACTGGAAACGCGCGTGGACGAGCTGTACAAGGAAACGCTCTTTACCATGAAGCACGCCGAGACCGCCGCCATCGTGCGGGTGAAAAGCGGCGCGGGCGGCACCGAGTCCATGGACTGGGCCGGCATGCTCTCGCGGATGTACATGCGCTGGGCCGAGCGCCGGGGCTTCAAGGTCGAGATGATTGACCAGGTGGACGGCGACCAGGCGGGCGTGGTCAGCAGCGAATTCATCATTCGCGGCGAAAAGGCGTTTGGCATGATGGCCCCCGAACACGGGGTTCACCGGCTGGTGCGGGTGTCGCCCTTCGATTCCAACAACCGCCGCCACACCTCGTTTGCTTCGGTGGACGTGGTGCCGGAGGTGCCGGAAGAGGAGATCAACATTCACATTCCCGACTCCGACCTGCGCCGCGACGTGTTCCGCTCGCAGGGCGCGGGTGGGCAGGGCGTGAACACCACCGACTCGGCCGTGCGCCTGACCCACTTGCCCACCGGGATTGCCGTGGCTTCGCAGCAGACCCGTTCTCAGATCAAGAACCACGAGATCGCCCTGCAGATTCTCAAGCAGCGCCTTTACGACATTGAGATGCGCAAGCGGGAAGAGGAAGAAGCCCGGGCGCGCGGTGAGCAGAAGAAGATTGAGTGGGGCTCGCAGATCCGCTCGTATGTGCTGGACAAGCAGTACATCAAGGATCACCGCACGGGCGTGATGAAACACAACCCCGACGACGTTCTGGACGGCGATCTGGCCGACCTGCAGTGGGCGGGCCTGGAGTGGCTGGCCGGCAAACGGGTGGCCGAGGACAGCGCCGAGGACGAATAA